The genomic DNA CAATGCTGAGCGCGAACTTTGCGTTGGCGTGGGTGTATTCGTGGCCGGAGTAAATAGTCGTGTCGGCAGGGAGTGCTGCCAGTTTGCTCAGGCTGTTCCACATCTGATGAAACGTTCCCTCGAATACGCGCCCGCATCCCAGCGCCATAAGACTGTCGGCGGTAAAAGCCGCCTGCGCGTTGGGGATATGCATCGCGATATGACCAACGGTGTGACCTGAGACATCCATTACCTCACAGTCATGCCCGCCGAAAGTGAACGTATCGCCATCGTTCACCGTCAGATCGAGCGGCGGCAGGCGATGCGCATCTGCGGCTGCGCCGATCACCTTTGCCGGGTGTGATGCAAGCAAGTCGGGCAGGTCCTGTACGTGATCGGCATGGTGATGGGTCAGCAGTACATGGCTCAATGTCCAGCCTCGATCCGCCAGTGCGGTCTTGATCGGGCCGGCTTCGGGTACGTCAACCACC from Roseovarius pelagicus includes the following:
- the gloB gene encoding hydroxyacylglutathione hydrolase, whose product is MPLEILTIPCLADNYAFIAHDADSGDTMVVDVPEAGPIKTALADRGWTLSHVLLTHHHADHVQDLPDLLASHPAKVIGAAADAHRLPPLDLTVNDGDTFTFGGHDCEVMDVSGHTVGHIAMHIPNAQAAFTADSLMALGCGRVFEGTFHQMWNSLSKLAALPADTTIYSGHEYTHANAKFALSIDPDNPALISRAAAVTAAHDAGRPTVPSNLAEELATNPFLRPSDPAIRAGLGMLDASDADVFAEIRTRKDRF